The Caretta caretta isolate rCarCar2 chromosome 10, rCarCar1.hap1, whole genome shotgun sequence genome has a window encoding:
- the GTF2A2 gene encoding transcription initiation factor IIA subunit 2, protein MAYQLYRNTTLGNSLQESLDELIQSQQITPQLALQVLLQFDKAINSALAQRVRNRVNFRGSLNTYRFCDNVWTFVLNDVEFREVTELVKVDKVKIVACDGKNTGSNTAE, encoded by the exons ATGGCGTATCAACTGTATAGAAACACCACACTGGGGAACAGCCTTCAGGAGAGCTTGGATGAGCTCATACAG tCTCAGCAGATCACCCCTCAGCTTGCCCTTCAAGTGCTACTTCAGTTTGACAAGGCTATAAATTCAGCATTGGCACAACGGGTCAGGAACAGAGTCAATTTCAGG GGCTCTCTGAATACATACAGATTCTGTGATAATGTGTGGACTTTTGTACTGAACGATGTTGAATTTAGAGAGGTAACTGAACTCGTGAAAGTGGATAAAGTGAAAATTGTTGCATGTGATGGAAAAA aTACTGGTTCCAATACTGCAGAATGA